From the genome of Arvicola amphibius chromosome 9, mArvAmp1.2, whole genome shotgun sequence:
tctttttttttttttttttttttttttggtttttcgagacagggtttctctgtggctttggagcctgtcctggaactagctcttgtagaccaggctggcctcgaactcacagagatccgcctgcctctgcctcccgagtgctgggattaaaggcgtgcgccaccaccgcccggctaaacttgatttttcttaatccagaatgaatccacagcctctcatgtcctgtggaaataaaagcagaacctctttcccaaagtaacatatcttctGACTTAAATTTTGGAGTCAAGGCATTTTCAGAATATGTACATTGGATTagtccagcagcatttataatccaatgtcttttagcagctgttgcttacTCAGCTGTCAAACAACTCAAAGGCAACACAGTAgcacagtatccagactctctgtgtattttccatctttacatggctctttttaaaaactctatttcttttatttttatttgtaatttttgtttttttgggcagggtttctctgtgtatctttggatgtcctggaaatctgtagaccaggctggccttgaattcacatggatttacctgcctctgcctcccacgtgctgagattaaagtcacgTGCCACCATAGCCgactactctatttctttcttttttttttttaaaggactttctctatcctttttcttttttctcacaagcctatgtatatatttttttaaatatttatttatttattatgtatacaatactctgtctgtgtgtatgtctgcaggccagaagagggcaccagacctcattacagatggttgtgagccaccatgtgtttgctgggaattgaactcaggacctttggaagagcaggcaatgctcttaaccactgagccatctctccagccccgcctatgtatatttttaagcacactgtgaaccatttaaagtttttattttgttttaatctgtctttactgtatatctctatctttttctgaccacatgagtctttaatctccTAAGCAACATGGCCaggattaaagctgcagctttggcGGCTGGCTCCActtcattccttagctttttgagagtctaaCTTCATGGCAGAGATACTGGCAGGAACCAGATTTATTGTCACAagtctgtggagtttctaggtacatgccaccaccaagaagcctaatgttggctgctcataaacaccatttaatgtttggtggcagagcctcttaaaagagctgtgaggTTTTTGTTGCTAACACTAAGCCAGGAAGCTTCTCTAAAAGGAGCTGTGCCTCTCTTAcgtctagcaaacagagcctaagaaagacagttaccaagaagctTGTGAAACATTTGGGTAGCAtctatagatggaagtttctatcctgcttggtccaaagaaacacacagaggcttatattaattataaactgtttggactattagcacaggcttattattaactagcccttataacttaaactaacccatatttcttgtctatgtctagccacctggcttggtaccttttctcagtgaggcagtctcatcttgcttcctctgtgtctggcagaTGAccacctctctgcctttccttgttccagcattctcttagtctggttggcccacctatacttcctgcctggctactggccaatcagcattttactaaaataatatgagtaacaaatctttacagtgtacaagagcattgtcccacaacatTTCTGAGAATGGGAACCTGTAgattctttccaggctaatgtggtttgatggaacaagatcccccgaaaggtctctgtgaacccttaATATACTTCGCCCAACAAAGAGCAGTTTAGAGAACACTGCATTCAAACTcctcaaaatgattgtttataaatgtttgttttcatttaaaggggattGGCTGTAAgtggttaatggtcacagtcaacctctttctaaagaaaaaaaggtgggggtatgatatagaaatgaatactttacagtGGTAAggactttggtctattgatataaatttaaggtcaattttgttatatgtgtatttctactcttgtttaaggtattatgtttatacagctcatttaaaaatgtaatatacagttaaaaatacagattaaccaaacttttagtcatgttagttaggtcttctagatatatagagatatatttcaattagataatcttcaacacttcaaagacctacagaatatggcatttaaaaggttttaagaacttcgACTTTTCTCAACAgggagacatgtctgcttctggtggcaccaattacttcagagagatggatgggcactgaagaaacgcAATATGGAATTTatcttcaatgtgacaaggctatcCCTTTGGGtaaaaaactgctcttgtctcAACTGCTTGATGctgtatgaattggacatgccaagacccacagaaaagtgactgcaagtgggcggtggtggcgcacgcctggactacaagagctagttccaggataggctccaaagccacagagaaaccctgcctcaaaaaaccaaataaaaataaataaataaataaataaataaataaataaataaatgtgaccgctaaactttccaaaagacgagatggtccttcagggttcctgcttcacagaagaaactgcctgacattctacaggacacagaagaaagcaactggtgAACTTTACCAGTACAAGGCAgaatagatcttcaaatttcctgctttgctgaaaagtttgccagatactatgggcctgtaggctaaagatggatgctccaacagtacagaaaaactttgggtgactgtctagacagtgagatgtctctgtcaattctagattttttttttaagatttgtttatttattatgtatacaacattctacttccatgtatacccacacaccagaagagggcaccagatctcattacagatggttgtgagccaccatgtggttgctgggaaatgaactctggaagagcagtcagtgctcttaaccgctgagtcatctctccagccccccaattctagatttttggaagttgcttacaatgcacttcctgttcacttagataatattatatccttctggggtccttgatggtgttgaagacagatagttataattttccttagttataataaaagataaataacaaaaaGCTTTAGATTCACTAAGATAATACAGATGATAGAGTATTTAATTTTGCCTAATAccaatggactaaatattataactgtaattcttgctcaataactgttttgttatatttaattttactatgttaaagttaacatgggttaatttaatagttagagctagccagtaagaagcctaagacaATTTTAACTGATACTAAGCCTCAGACagagtgattatttcataagtggctgtGGGAACTAGTTAGTGGGGACCCGGTGCGTGAAGAGAAGCCAGGCTGGTGGGATCAGAGGGATGGAGAACACTTCCAGCTACAGCCTGGCcttcagagtaagttccaggacagctacggcctggtctacagagttctagaacagccagggctacacacagagggATGGAGAATACTTCTAgctacagcctggtctacagagtgagttccagaacagagagctacacagagaaactgtctcaaaaaacaaaaacaaaacaaaaaaacccattgTTCTTGAGGCCACTATTATGACTACAGCCATAAAGTACTGGGGAGGCATGCACGAATACAAAGTGTGGCCTGCTTCAgaggactgagagagagagaagaacattcAGAGTCTTctttgagcacacacacacacatgtgcacacacatgcatgcacatgcgcatacacacataatatgcatacatatacacatgcatgcatacacacacgtgcacatgtatatacacatgcacacacacatgcacatgcatacacacacacaaaaatttaaaaatatataccttGTATATCAAGAATGATTAAGGGCACCTGAATTCTCACTTCATGTGCAGGACATTAGGTGTACTATCCAGGAAACAACTGTCTCTCAGGGCACTGTCCTGAAAAAGGATCTGGGCACAGCAGTTTTCTTACAGGGTGTCATGCTGCCCAGGCTGTGTGTAAACGCTCCATGTAGCCGAAACTGACTTTGAATCCCTGCTCTGCCTACACTACCACGTTCAACTCAGCATGACCTCAATCTATAACTGCAGTTCtatctttgttttctaaatattttttatgtgtatgagtgttttgtctgcatgtatatctgtgtaccatgtgcatgcctggtgccctagGGGGCCAGAAGTGGAAGCTGTATTcttctgagactggagttacaggcagttgtgagtcattgtgtgggtgctgggaattgatcctgggtgctctggaagagcaggaagcgtGGAAGtgttaactgttgagccacctgcccagcctcagtttaaatatatatatttttggagacaggtagTCTCAATCCGCCCTTTGTCTTCAGCACCTTTGTGTCAGCCACAGTGAGGGTTCCCAAAGATGCAAAGCCTATGCAAAattaggctgggaaaactaaggTACCCCTTGTTGAGAGCTCCTATTTGCCATTGTCTCTCGGAAGCTTAGCTGAGATGTTTTGAGGATATGGAAACGAACTTGCTAAGGATTCAACTGGAGAACAATAAGGAAGCCGTGAGTAAAGGAAAACATCTCAGTCCACAGAGGCTGAACCCGCTGCAGCTGCAGCCTGACCCTCCTTGAGATGCATCTGTCCGTCTTTCAAGCCCGCAGGAACCCACGCCCATCCCATGACAAGTTAAGCCCTGAGACGACTTGATTTTTCATAGGTGCCTCAGTGCCGCCCTTCCTATTCTTCTAAATTCACCTCAGTAAGGCCATCCAGAGCCAACTTCCTGTGCTTGCAACCCACGGAACCAAGAGAGCAAGGAATACAGCCACCTACCTAATGCATGCCAAGTGGGTGGGTAGGCCTGTGGCTGATCCAAGACACCATCACTACTGCCTTTCCCAAGGAATACACTCCTCACCAAGTACACAAGACCATGGTACATCTGAGAGTTTGAAAATCCCAAGCTATACTTCACCTGCTTAGCCACAAAAAACTCATtttgtaaaatcttttttaaattgtgtgtgtgtgcgcgcgcatgtgttatggcatgtgtgtgaaggtctgTGGACGacttgcagaagttggttctctccttccaccatgtgggttctggggtgcAGACTCAGCTTATCTATCAGGCTTGTTAGAAGGCACCTACTGACGCCTTCTGTCAGTCCGACACCTGGCTTTtgttctgtgggtgctgggatctgaactcaggtcgtcatgTTTGGACAGTGACTGCCCTTATCCACTGAGAGAAACCCTTTCCTAGTGAAGGAAATCAGGTTAGCATactaatgatggaggagagtcatctgtctatgtattactttcattggttaataaagaaactgccttggccctttaataggacagaaaattaggtaggcggagtagacagaacagaattgtgggagagagaaagggagtcaggcagacgcttcaggcagtcaccttgcttctcctctctaagatagacgcaggttaagatctctcctggtaagcgaccatctcgtggtgctatatagattactaaatataggttaagcaagatatgacaattagccaataagaggctagtactaatgggccaggcagtgtttaaatgaatagtttccatgtaattatttgggtaaagctagccgggtggcgggacacagtctGCCGCTCCGTCTACACACTGCCTTGTTCTAAGATCTGTAGAATAAGCCAAAGTATCATCTAGCACTATGCATAATGCAAGATGTCAGAATATACGTAAATATTATGCAACCCAAACCCTTTCAAAAAGTGGcataagccaagcatggtggtatacGCTTGTAATCCTAGTATTCAAGGGGTTGGGAAGAAGGATcataagttcgaggccaggctgggtcAGACAGTGAGATGAGGGCTCAAGCAAAACAAGACAGAGACCTCTGAAACGTAAAGTCCTTACCTGCGGTTCCTCAGCAGTGGGGCAGCCTGGGTCCAGCCAGCATTCTCCAGCTGTATTGGGAAACCAATAGGATTCTTCCACCAATGTGTAACTGCTGCAAAAGGAACACACTCACCTCCTGCAGCTCTGCTCTCACACCGCTTCCACACAAATCACTCAATCCAGGCTGCTGTCAGTTTAGATTTCACGCAAGAgtttattaagcaatgaaattaagccaggcggtggtggcacacgcctttaatcccagcactctgaggcagaggtaggtggatctctgtgagttcgaggccagcctgcactacagaacaagttccaggacaggctccaaagctacacaaaatcctgtctcaaaaaaaaaaaaagtaattaaattaaGCAACTTTAAATCTCCCTTCACCTCCCTTCTACTTTATAAAGCATTTCTTCCCATCAAacgtgggtgggagggagaaggaggcagTACCGTCCTCTGTACAGTTAGTTATTCTGCAGAATTCACCACGTGTGGTCTCAACCCTGAGTCCTAATCAGGGCAATTTGTTCAGCGAGCAATGGGGCTACCCTGAGAGCATTTTATGTCAGTTGCCATCTCCTGAGTTCACCAGTCACATCTGTCACTGTGGTTACACGCAAGCCGTCAGTGGTCGTCAAAGGAAGACAGAGCAAAGGCTGTTGAGGGAGTAACCTCTGGCGggtatgcggggggggggggggggtttagaCTCACACAGATGCTCAGTGTGTTAAAGTGCTCACTGTGTAACCccgactggcttggaacttgttaTGCTGCATAACTAGGttatccaggctggtctggagctcacagagattcgcgGCCCCTGCCTCAcacatgttgggattaaaggtgtgtgcaaccatacCTGTTGCATGTTCAAGTACATTTTTAGAAGGATTTTGGGGGAGGTGTCTACTTGTGAGAAAGCAAAATACAATCTAGAAAGCTTCTAGaaagaaacagcaggaagaagtataGAAACAGAACACTGCCAACAGCGTGTGGTGGGGGGACGCTTGGGGCTTAGTCTGACAATTACTTGCGCTCTGAATCAAATACATTCCTAGTCGGAGACCAGCTCCCTTACCTCCTGGTGAAGAGGAAGTAAAGTTACTAGGTCATTTTGTTCCAACTCTTCGCTCACCAACCTCATCTAAGTCAATGGTTTCCTCACTGGCTACCAATACAAAAGGGGCCCTGTAGGGAGAGTGGTCAAAAATATGGCTTTCCTACAGTCTGTTCAACAAATAGCTGGACTGAGAACCCTGAGCTTCCGAGTACACCAGGGTGAGGCCCATCCCGAGAGCAAGGGGTTCACAAGCTATCTAACCTCCTGGACTACACAATCTAGGACCGAGGTGGTGACGGGTGAGAGCCCGGCAGCAGCGGCGGCTACTTCTCCTACAAGTCAGTGCAGAGCGCTAGCTGTCATTTGTGAGTCCAGTGGGCAGTGCCCGAACCCTGCCCTTTGCACAGGTCCCGGTGGCGAAGGAAAAAGGCGTGGACACGAAAGCGGCGGCCGCAGTGGGGACAGGCGTCCAGAGCTCTGGCATGGGTCCTCATGTGCTCTGTGAGGTGGTGCTTCAACTTGAAGCGTTTATTACAGATGCCACAGCCAAAGGGCCGGAGGCTGAAGGTCAGCATGATGTGCCGGTCTCGTTTGGGCTTCACCGCGAAGCGCTTTCCACACAAGCAAGCAAAGCACTTCCCATCTGCAGGCGGCGTCCCTCCCAGCTTCACAGGCCCGTGCATGGCTTGTCCTGATCCTCCGGGCCCTCCGGACATGATTTCATTCCCATGAAGGTCCACTGGTTTCCAGGATGGGTCTCCTGACCCTgatgtttctcctcctcctgaggACAGCAAGTATCTTAGCTCTCCCTTTCCCTCAGAGTCTGCTTCAGAAAGAGCTCCAGTCTTCTCCTTGGCTCCTGGAGGCACAGTCCTACTTCCTGATGTCTTCTCCACAGACATAATGGGTTCCAGATTAACCTCTATGACATGGGAAGCCTGTACAGAAGGGGAAGGAAGCTCAAGGGTTGAACTCTGATTCTCAGGAGGCATGCTGGGGAAAGCAGATGCAGGCAGGGGGTGGGATCCACAAGCTGGGGGAAACTCTTCGGGTAGTCTCTGAGGTTGAGTCTGGAAGAGGTGGGCTGCCgagccctgctcctcctcctcctccttcacctgaATCTGTAGCACTTCTTCCAGCTCACTCTTCTCCCCTCCAACGAGGTTCTCGGCGAAGGCAGAGTTCTCTGTGGACGCGGAGGACTGCGCTGGGTTCTGGAAAGAGGAGGAGCGAATGCACCAGCCTCCTGAAGGGGTTGTGGAAAGAAGTGTGTGGCAGGCGGCTCCTCCGCCGCCTGAATTTCCACCACCTGACGTTTCCAGTTCTCGAAGAATCTCTGAACACTGATCCACGACTTGCCACATCTGCAGGCCACTGGCTACAAGGAGGTGGGCAGGGAGAGCATCCAGTGGCAGGCGGAGGCGCCCTGAATAAATGAGCTGAAGCAGTCCCTCGAAGGCATCTGCCTCAATGACACTGGGTAAGGTGAGTCGGGGCGCATCCCCCAAAAGCAGCTTGTCATGGAAGTAAGGAGAGGCGGCAGCCAGCACTGCTTTGTGAGCCCTAATTTCCCTGCCCTGAACCAGGAGGGAAACATCACAGAACTTCCCCTCCAGCCTGTGGCGGTTCAGGGATTCTAGCAGCGAAGAGCTATGGTGAGGGAACTCGATGTGGATTGTCCGTGAGGTTAGGCTGCAACTCGGAGAAGTGGGTGTGGGAGGCTGAGTCGAAGCATCCATGGCCAGCTCGGGAAAGACAAATCCCAGGGAGTCTGGAAGAGCAGGACTCTAACGGCGGAGGCAAGAGACCGGACAGCTCGGGACAGGAGACCTGTCTCAAGCTGCTCCCGACATACGCCTGAAAATCCTCCCGTGACAGTTTCTGTCCATTAGTCCCGCCGACCGAGAACACCGACAGAACACCCACCAACCAGGGTGTTTACTCCCAGGCCCTGCGGAAGCCGAGGAGGGGACTGCGCTCCGCTCGCCGGCTCGGGCCGCCCTCGGCTGCCGCTCGCCCCGCCTCACCGTGCTCCCACGGGCCGGCTCTGCGAGCTCCCGCCACGCGCAGGACGACCGACACGCCCCCACCGCACCGGAGACCGTCTCGGAACTCCGCTGCCTCCACGGCGTCCGGTCGGCCGGAAGCGACCGCCGCTCCGCCGGACGCCGGGGCTGCTCAACGCGCAGGGCGGGGCCGGGTCTGCAGCCAATGGGAAGACGGCAGCCTACAAGCCTCCTTCTTATTGGTTGTGCGGCCAGAGGGGGCGGGGCCGGGAGCCGGCGGGCTGCCCGAGCGTCGTCGGTAGAGCTGCGGAGGTGAAGGGCCCGTTCGCGGGCACCGGTCCGCGGTGAGGGGCGAGACGGGCTCGGCAGCCCGGGGTGGATCTTCCCTCCCGCCGCGCGAGGTAGGTGCTGCCGTCCTCGGTGTGCACGCGGGGCAGCCAGATCGGAAGTCTGGAGCGTCCCCGCGCTGAGCACCCTGATCCTTTCCTCTATTTCGCAGAGGCGCGTCCTAGCGGTTAAACCCTGCttggagagagtttgggaagacTGTTAACTTGGGCCCTTTCGGAGCCTCAGCGCCTTCGCGGGGAGTGGGGGTTCGGCCAGGACGACGCTGCGGTGTAGATTGTTCTCCTGACTGGGTGGGACAGTGTAGTACTGCTTGCAGGCTGGCAGCTTTCTCCCCAAAACTAGTTCCTGTCACCCCCTCCAGGGGACTTCAGTGATGGGCCAGGTGGCGCAAGCcgttagcacttgggaagcagaggcagggcgatctctaagttcgagagcagcctggtggtctacagcgcgagttccaggacagccagggaaactgtctcgaaaaaccaacaaataaaggACGACCAGGCGATAAAAGAACAATCTCCGTTTATTAAACATGATTTTTCTGTTTCACCACACActccagaaaaaaaggaaatgggagtGGAAGAAAAGGGGGGTGTGGCAGGGCTGGGAGTAGGGGAGGTAAGGAGAacgagtaaacaaacaaaaaacgagtAAGAAGAGCAGCTCCCTACTCTTAAGGtggtgggtggggagagaagtGAGGGGCGGGCTAGGGAGCCAGGAAGCTCTGTACAGAGGGGTAGCCTCCCAGTCCCCACCCCGGTTATGTACAGTACAAACCCCAGATAATTACAACAgccaaagagaaggaaggaaggaaggaaggaagagggtagGGCCTGAAGTGGGGtaagcagaggaaagggtgcggGATAAAATTTCACATATTTACAACTTTTATATAAGTATAAATTTGGCCCCGGCTGGGTGGATGTCTAGAGGGTAAGACTGAAGGAGAGCTGTCCATACAAAAGGTCGAGTCTGGAGTCTGGGAGGAATTCTCAATACCAAACGCAAGAAGGGGTGAGGAGACAGGTCTGGGCAGGGGTCAGCAGTCAGAGAAGAGGGGGGTACCCAGGAGGGATTTCTCCCCTTCCATGGCCTACCCACCCCAAACCCCATCCATCCTACCTCCCCTATCCCGCCAGAGAGCTATGTACAGAGAAACACCGAAAAATCGTGGAGCTGGCGGGAGGGAGACAGACTGGGTGAGGGGGGAGGGTGAGAGGGAAACCCAGCCCTGTCCTacctccccaggggacagagtcaTGGAAGGGGGCCCCAAACACCCATCCTCCAACACAGGTCCCCCACCCTGGGGGAGAGAGACATGGCTTTTCCTAGAGTAAATTCCCCCCTCCCCATGGGAGTAGAGACAAAGAGGGAAAGAGTAGGGGTTGGCTGTGTGTCAGGGTAGGGCAGATCAGCTGGTCTGTCCTCCACAACCCAACACACAAGGCCCCTAAGCCCTAACCCTTCATCCGAACCTCAGTTCCACCCCACCCAAcacactgggggaggggagggcataAGCCCCCTCACCCCGCTCTGGGACCAGCCAAGAGCAGATCAGGtgtgggaagaaggggaggcaACTCCCATTCCCCCCTTGCCGCCCCCTCCCTGCCCCGGTGGCCCCCTCCACCCCATCTGGGTtctgggtggggagagaaaatgtaagagtggaaagaagagaaggagttTGTGCGTGCTGAGCCCCCCCAGACGCTCCTGAGAAATCAAGGGGTAATAGGGCCCCCTCACCTGGGGTCCCCTCCCCATTACAAGGGGGACAGGGGAGGCCAAAATGGGGTGGTGGAGGGGAGTTAGATTGTCAGCTCTGGTTACTGCTAAAAAAATCACCCTGAAGTTGAAAGTTTGGAGGTGCCACACCCCCAGTGTGGGGGTGAGGGTCTGTCCCCCAGTGCTCAGGGGAACTATGAGGCAGAGGGTGGGGATAGCACCCCGGAGTGAAGGGGTTGGTGGGGTAGGCGGTGTCCTGGGGTGAAGGTCCCTGGGGGTGAAAGAGGGCAGCTAAGGGTCCCACTCTCCCTCCTAGAAATGGTGCAGTGGAGGTGGCGGATGGGAGCCTCAAGGAGGCTTTAAGGGAGGCAATCCTGCTGTCCCTCGGTGACGTCCAGTCCTGGTGGTTGGTGATGTTCCGGGGTAGGGTGCACAAGGAAGGAGGTCTGTGATGCTGGGTGGGCTAGTGGTCTGCGGTGTTTCGGAACTCGCCATTCTCTGTGATCTGCagccggggtgggggtggtggggctGGGGGGGCCAGACCGTTCCAAGGTGGGGCCAGCGTCACACGCGGGTTTGTTGGACCCAAGGGGGGAAGCTGCCTCTCCTGCAAGACACCAAAGAGGAGAGCGCGGACTTATTGAGACGCTTCGCGGGGGCAAGGATGCCAGCcccaagcagtgctcttaaccccaggCCAGTGCGCTCCACAGCCATTCCACCCCCCTCCTGTTTTGTTTGCATCTCCAGGGGTTCTGGGGGATCTGGGAGAGAGCTCACACCAGAAAACCAGCTCAAAAGCAACTAGCTCTCACCTTCCCTCTGACATAACTTCTGCTTCAAGAACTGTGTTTCCTCCCCCAGCCCCCTTTTCATGGAGTCCCTCCCAGCCCCCTCCATCCCAGCAGGAACTTCAGCACTGAGGATCCAGAGGAGGCAGTACAGTAAAACCTCATTAGTCCAAACCCCTACAGATTTGCAAGTTTGCTCATAATTTGAACAAAACCAGGGTTGAGTTTTCCTTTA
Proteins encoded in this window:
- the Zbtb9 gene encoding zinc finger and BTB domain-containing protein 9, whose amino-acid sequence is MDASTQPPTPTSPSCSLTSRTIHIEFPHHSSSLLESLNRHRLEGKFCDVSLLVQGREIRAHKAVLAAASPYFHDKLLLGDAPRLTLPSVIEADAFEGLLQLIYSGRLRLPLDALPAHLLVASGLQMWQVVDQCSEILRELETSGGGNSGGGGAACHTLLSTTPSGGWCIRSSSFQNPAQSSASTENSAFAENLVGGEKSELEEVLQIQVKEEEEEQGSAAHLFQTQPQRLPEEFPPACGSHPLPASAFPSMPPENQSSTLELPSPSVQASHVIEVNLEPIMSVEKTSGSRTVPPGAKEKTGALSEADSEGKGELRYLLSSGGGETSGSGDPSWKPVDLHGNEIMSGGPGGSGQAMHGPVKLGGTPPADGKCFACLCGKRFAVKPKRDRHIMLTFSLRPFGCGICNKRFKLKHHLTEHMRTHARALDACPHCGRRFRVHAFFLRHRDLCKGQGSGTAHWTHK